A stretch of the Tannerella serpentiformis genome encodes the following:
- the tsaE gene encoding tRNA (adenosine(37)-N6)-threonylcarbamoyltransferase complex ATPase subunit type 1 TsaE, with protein sequence MSTIHIPSLAYLHDAAQEFLRTVGPAPRVVAFYGEMGAGKTTFIKALCEALGVRDAINSPTFAIVNEYVGRDADHLIYHFDFYRIRTLAEALDIGTEDYFERPSWSFIEWPERIESLLPPQAVRVHITEQADGARELTISD encoded by the coding sequence ATGAGCACGATCCACATCCCCTCGCTGGCCTACCTCCACGACGCGGCCCAGGAGTTCCTCCGCACCGTCGGCCCCGCGCCCCGTGTCGTAGCCTTCTACGGCGAGATGGGCGCCGGCAAGACCACCTTCATCAAGGCCCTCTGCGAAGCCCTCGGTGTCCGCGACGCCATCAACAGCCCCACTTTCGCCATCGTCAACGAGTATGTCGGCCGCGACGCCGATCACCTCATCTACCACTTCGACTTCTACCGCATCCGCACCCTCGCTGAAGCCCTCGACATTGGCACCGAAGACTATTTCGAGCGCCCCTCGTGGAGCTTTATCGAGTGGCCCGAGCGCATCGAGTCGCTCCTCCCGCCCCAAGCCGTCCGCGTCCACATCACCGAGCAAGCCGACGGCGCCCGCGAGCTAACGATCAGTGATTAA
- a CDS encoding patatin-like phospholipase family protein — translation MNFPLLKWIEPRKPYRLGLALSGGGAKGLAYVGVFKFLEERGIRPDVIVGTSAGAIAAVLWADGHTSDEIREMFAGREFSEFARVQVPTTGLFDSRGVSEFLKRNLRAKTFEELRIPTIVMATDLDNGCGHRFSSGPIVEAVRASCSIPIIFSPVVIDGVHYVDGGLFHNFPVSIIRDSCEMVIGVNVNPYTARKYSKNIYSIGERSFHYMFRANTVEDRRLCDLLIETEEFGHYKLFDLKNIDHIARVGYVTAVRAYNRLARTADKNNKLLRAYPPPKRTAPKSAAPTKQVASEVGRPR, via the coding sequence ATGAATTTCCCCTTATTGAAATGGATCGAGCCGAGGAAGCCCTACCGACTCGGACTGGCCCTGAGCGGCGGTGGAGCCAAAGGATTGGCCTATGTGGGCGTCTTTAAGTTTTTGGAGGAGCGCGGTATTCGTCCCGACGTCATTGTGGGCACCAGCGCCGGCGCCATAGCGGCTGTGCTGTGGGCCGACGGACACACCTCGGACGAGATCCGCGAAATGTTCGCCGGGCGTGAGTTCTCCGAGTTTGCTCGGGTGCAAGTGCCCACCACGGGCCTGTTCGACAGCCGTGGCGTGAGTGAGTTTCTGAAGCGTAACCTCCGCGCCAAGACCTTCGAGGAGCTTCGTATCCCCACCATCGTCATGGCCACCGATCTCGACAACGGCTGCGGCCATCGGTTCAGCTCTGGCCCCATCGTGGAGGCCGTGCGCGCCTCGTGCAGCATACCGATCATCTTCAGCCCCGTCGTTATCGACGGCGTGCACTATGTCGACGGCGGACTCTTCCACAACTTCCCCGTCTCCATCATCCGTGACAGTTGCGAGATGGTCATCGGCGTCAACGTCAACCCCTACACCGCCCGCAAGTACAGCAAGAACATCTACAGCATCGGCGAGCGCTCGTTCCACTATATGTTCCGCGCCAACACCGTCGAGGATCGGCGCCTCTGCGACCTGTTGATCGAGACCGAGGAGTTCGGCCATTACAAGCTCTTCGACCTGAAGAATATCGACCACATCGCCCGCGTGGGCTATGTCACCGCTGTCCGCGCCTACAACCGCCTGGCCCGGACGGCCGATAAGAACAATAAGCTCCTGCGCGCCTATCCGCCGCCCAAACGTACCGCGCCCAAGTCGGCTGCCCCCACCAAGCAGGTAGCTAGCGAAGTCGGCCGCCCTCGGTAG
- a CDS encoding alpha-amylase family glycosyl hydrolase: MNKNSKKPIIYQVLPRIFGNMQCPAKEYGNIEENGCGKMADFTPEALDAIRQLGATHVWYTGILEHATRTDYSAYGIPKDHNAVVKGKAGSPYAVKDYYDVAPDLAVSVPDRMAEFEALVERTHEAGLKVLIDFVPNHVARQYHSDAKDPLEPDLGQNDDTSRAFARDNNFYYLPGQALAFHFGAKQEDFEYSEFPAKVTGNDCFSATPGRNDWYETVKLNYGVDLQGGGTKYFYPVPDTWHKMLAILRFWIARGVDGFRCDMAEMVPVEFWQWVIPRVKSWKQVIFIAEVYQSALYRDYIRTGGFDYLYDKVGLYDTLRSVVCGHAPASRITECWQAVDDIRPHMLSFLENHDEQRIASDFFAGRAEAGIPAMIVAATIGTGPVMVYFGQELGERGMDEEGFSGRDGRTSIFDYWSLDTLRRRCHGGRYDEALLTDAERSLLHQYTAILRLSREEKALAEGTFFDLMYVNPASDSFDPARQYAYLRKADEVVVLVAVNFADTPRRVRIRIPEDAFRAMSIPDNAPARLTDLLTGTVAIGTLTHACAYEVELPPCSGRLLKFDYSGLS; the protein is encoded by the coding sequence ATGAATAAGAACAGCAAGAAACCCATCATCTATCAAGTCCTCCCGCGGATCTTTGGCAACATGCAGTGCCCCGCGAAGGAGTATGGCAACATTGAAGAGAACGGCTGCGGCAAGATGGCCGACTTCACCCCCGAGGCGCTCGATGCCATTCGCCAATTGGGCGCGACGCACGTCTGGTACACCGGCATCTTAGAGCACGCCACCCGCACGGACTACTCCGCCTATGGCATCCCCAAGGATCACAACGCCGTGGTTAAGGGCAAGGCCGGATCGCCCTACGCGGTGAAGGATTACTACGACGTGGCGCCCGATCTGGCCGTGAGCGTGCCCGACCGCATGGCCGAGTTTGAGGCCCTCGTGGAGCGGACGCATGAGGCTGGGCTGAAGGTCCTCATCGATTTCGTGCCCAACCACGTGGCCCGTCAATACCACTCCGACGCCAAGGATCCCCTCGAGCCCGACCTTGGTCAGAACGACGACACCAGCCGCGCCTTCGCCCGCGACAACAACTTCTACTACCTGCCCGGACAGGCCCTCGCGTTCCACTTCGGCGCCAAACAGGAGGACTTTGAGTACAGCGAATTTCCCGCCAAGGTCACCGGCAACGACTGCTTCAGCGCCACGCCCGGCCGCAACGACTGGTATGAGACGGTGAAGCTCAACTATGGCGTCGACCTGCAAGGCGGTGGCACGAAGTATTTCTATCCCGTGCCCGACACGTGGCATAAGATGCTGGCCATCCTCCGCTTCTGGATCGCCCGCGGCGTGGACGGCTTCCGTTGCGACATGGCTGAGATGGTGCCCGTCGAGTTCTGGCAGTGGGTCATCCCGCGGGTCAAGAGTTGGAAGCAGGTCATCTTCATCGCCGAGGTCTACCAGTCCGCGCTCTATCGTGACTATATCCGCACCGGCGGCTTCGATTATCTCTACGACAAGGTGGGGCTCTACGACACACTCCGCAGCGTCGTCTGCGGCCATGCCCCAGCCTCACGCATCACGGAATGCTGGCAGGCCGTCGACGACATCCGCCCGCACATGCTCTCTTTCCTCGAGAACCACGACGAGCAGCGCATCGCTTCCGACTTCTTCGCCGGCCGCGCCGAGGCGGGTATCCCCGCGATGATCGTCGCCGCTACCATCGGCACGGGCCCGGTGATGGTCTACTTCGGCCAAGAGCTCGGCGAGCGTGGCATGGACGAGGAGGGCTTTAGCGGACGCGACGGTCGCACGTCCATCTTCGACTATTGGAGCCTCGACACCCTGCGCCGACGTTGTCACGGCGGACGCTACGACGAGGCCCTCCTGACCGACGCCGAGCGTAGCCTGCTGCACCAATACACGGCCATCCTGCGCCTCTCGCGTGAGGAGAAGGCCCTGGCCGAGGGCACGTTCTTCGATCTGATGTACGTCAATCCTGCCTCCGACAGCTTCGACCCCGCCCGCCAGTACGCTTATCTACGCAAGGCCGACGAGGTGGTGGTGCTCGTGGCCGTGAACTTTGCCGATACTCCGCGGCGTGTCCGGATACGCATCCCCGAGGACGCCTTCCGCGCCATGTCCATCCCCGACAATGCCCCCGCCCGCCTGACCGACCTCCTCACGGGCACGGTTGCCATCGGCACCCTGACCCACGCCTGTGCCTATGAGGTGGAGCTGCCGCCGTGCTCCGGTCGGCTGCTGAAGTTCGATTACTCCGGCCTGTCGTGA
- a CDS encoding ribose-phosphate pyrophosphokinase, with protein sequence MSAYTPFAIFSGTNSRYLAERICKSLHCPLGQMNIEHFADGEFSVSYEESIRGKDVFLVQSTFPNSDNLMELLLMMDAAKRASAHSVIAVIPYFGWARQDRKDKPRVSIGAKLIADLLSVAGLDRLITMDLHADQIQGFFNVPVDHLYASSVFLDYIREELPFDNLVIATPDVGGTKRASSYSKFLELPMVICYKRRLKANQISDMKILGDVEGKDVLLIDDIVDTAGTITRAADLLKQHGAKSVRAMASHAVMSDPATERIANSCLEEMIFTDSIPYQKECSKVTILSVADMFAEAIRRVCHDESISTLYAIR encoded by the coding sequence ATGAGTGCTTATACGCCTTTTGCCATCTTCTCGGGAACCAACTCCCGTTACCTCGCAGAGCGAATCTGCAAAAGCCTGCATTGCCCTCTCGGGCAGATGAACATCGAGCATTTCGCTGACGGTGAATTTTCCGTCTCGTACGAAGAAAGTATCCGCGGCAAGGATGTCTTCCTTGTGCAATCCACCTTTCCCAACTCGGACAACCTCATGGAGCTGCTGCTGATGATGGACGCAGCCAAACGCGCCTCGGCGCACTCGGTCATTGCCGTCATTCCCTACTTCGGTTGGGCGCGGCAGGACAGGAAGGACAAGCCCCGCGTCTCCATCGGCGCCAAGCTGATTGCCGACCTGCTCAGCGTAGCCGGTCTCGATCGCCTGATCACTATGGACCTGCACGCTGACCAGATCCAGGGCTTCTTCAACGTGCCCGTCGATCACCTCTACGCCTCGTCGGTCTTCTTAGACTACATCCGCGAGGAGTTACCCTTCGACAACCTCGTTATAGCCACGCCCGACGTGGGCGGCACGAAGCGCGCCAGCAGCTACTCTAAGTTCCTCGAGCTGCCGATGGTGATCTGCTACAAGAGGCGCCTAAAGGCCAACCAGATCAGCGACATGAAGATCCTCGGCGACGTGGAGGGGAAGGACGTCCTTCTTATCGACGACATTGTGGACACGGCTGGCACCATCACCCGTGCAGCCGACCTGCTCAAGCAACACGGCGCCAAGTCCGTCCGCGCGATGGCCAGCCACGCTGTCATGTCCGATCCCGCCACGGAGCGCATTGCCAACTCCTGCCTCGAGGAGATGATCTTCACCGACTCGATCCCCTACCAGAAGGAGTGCAGCAAAGTCACGATCCTCTCTGTGGCCGACATGTTCGCTGAAGCCATCCGCCGCGTCTGCCACGACGAGTCGATCAGCACGCTGTACGCCATCAGGTAA
- a CDS encoding cupin domain-containing protein yields MIIDFPNIPEQRLPNFKGGEKEYIARMFFDGQNRIMYGRLEPGASIGLHTHETSSEIIYLLEGRGKVLLADGEERVAAGQCHYCPKGHTHSLVNDSDADLVFFAVVPEQ; encoded by the coding sequence ATGATTATCGACTTCCCCAACATCCCAGAACAACGCCTGCCGAACTTCAAGGGCGGCGAGAAAGAGTACATCGCCCGCATGTTCTTCGACGGGCAGAACCGCATCATGTACGGCCGACTCGAGCCGGGCGCTTCGATCGGCTTGCATACGCACGAGACGAGCAGTGAGATTATATACCTCCTTGAGGGCCGTGGCAAGGTGCTGCTTGCGGACGGCGAGGAGCGCGTCGCCGCTGGCCAGTGTCACTACTGCCCGAAAGGCCACACGCACAGCCTCGTCAACGACAGCGACGCCGACCTGGTCTTCTTCGCCGTCGTACCTGAGCAATGA
- a CDS encoding PDZ domain-containing protein, which yields MKIRRKKRAIILAVLAVLLLSVGYFLYPIVRYSVHNYQEFQRIPDELSLDIPFSYDGCFSVRCTIGGKEVNMGISTSGICLMKEEDLKKYHAIYFGRAPLPTRNVRGQWDWLRLYRIPDFRIDTFAMNPLFASVGKHNYMHLLVGDSVFEDNIFQRSKRIFSVKEGQMHVVIALDEAKADIRRDNLMGNGVLGFNIMQQCNWLFSVDEGRVRIFSVANDKRLEQESKGFHKIQDGLEEEGISARLGSLKEDLAFSLAIGVDAEVIVNNEVSAQLKERYPYKVILTLRGDNSIDSLFVFDGVPVVWDGITIPNCQIANNPKFAFNKNIFGAQLMHRFNFILDYGADEGNDLYIQPSKDFEQQRAKPVLSAFGVNIEEREQGIVVNRLEPDGIAAKAGIALGDVVLELDGRAPRALLTSQDFIRYTAGKKEIRLRIKGKGETRLAL from the coding sequence ATGAAAATTCGACGCAAGAAGAGAGCAATCATCCTCGCCGTCCTCGCCGTCCTCCTGTTGAGTGTCGGTTATTTTCTGTATCCGATCGTGCGATACAGTGTGCACAACTATCAGGAGTTTCAACGCATTCCGGATGAACTGTCTCTTGACATTCCTTTTTCCTATGACGGTTGTTTCTCCGTGCGATGCACCATTGGTGGTAAAGAGGTGAACATGGGCATAAGCACAAGCGGGATTTGCTTGATGAAAGAAGAAGACCTCAAGAAATATCACGCCATCTATTTCGGAAGGGCTCCGCTGCCTACGAGAAATGTTCGTGGACAGTGGGATTGGCTACGCCTCTACCGCATTCCTGATTTTCGCATAGATACGTTCGCGATGAATCCCCTTTTTGCGTCTGTCGGTAAGCACAATTACATGCATTTGCTGGTGGGAGACAGCGTTTTCGAAGACAATATCTTTCAGCGGAGCAAAAGGATCTTTTCGGTTAAGGAGGGGCAGATGCATGTGGTCATTGCTTTAGATGAGGCAAAGGCGGACATTAGACGTGATAACTTGATGGGAAATGGTGTCTTGGGGTTCAACATCATGCAGCAATGCAATTGGCTTTTTTCAGTGGATGAAGGACGGGTGCGCATATTCAGTGTTGCTAATGATAAGCGGCTCGAACAGGAGAGCAAGGGCTTCCATAAGATTCAGGATGGGCTGGAAGAAGAGGGTATCAGCGCTCGCCTCGGATCGCTTAAAGAAGATCTGGCATTTTCGTTAGCTATCGGGGTAGACGCTGAAGTCATAGTCAACAATGAGGTGTCCGCCCAGCTGAAGGAGCGGTATCCTTATAAGGTGATTCTTACGCTTCGGGGGGATAACAGCATCGACTCCTTGTTTGTGTTTGATGGCGTTCCGGTGGTGTGGGATGGGATAACGATCCCCAACTGCCAAATCGCGAACAACCCCAAGTTTGCTTTTAACAAGAACATCTTCGGGGCTCAACTGATGCATCGCTTCAATTTTATTTTGGACTATGGAGCAGATGAGGGAAACGACCTATACATCCAACCGAGCAAAGACTTCGAGCAACAGCGCGCTAAGCCCGTGCTTTCCGCATTCGGAGTCAATATAGAGGAGAGGGAACAGGGAATCGTTGTCAATCGATTGGAGCCGGACGGCATCGCCGCGAAGGCCGGCATCGCCTTAGGTGATGTGGTGCTGGAGTTGGACGGACGCGCGCCCAGAGCCTTACTCACCAGCCAAGATTTCATCCGATATACAGCCGGTAAGAAGGAGATCCGCTTACGAATCAAGGGTAAGGGAGAGACGCGGCTGGCGCTGTGA